A single window of Nocardioides baekrokdamisoli DNA harbors:
- a CDS encoding threonine aldolase family protein — translation MSLHNPDVRGFASDNYSGIHPEVLAAIAAANGGHQVAYGEDAYTEHLQEVFVRHFGDGVEAYPVFNGTGANVVGLQSMLPRWGAVVTATSAHINTDEAGAPERVAGIKLLTVPTPDGKLTPELIDREAWGWGDEHRAQPLVVSITQSTELGTLYTVEEIRAITAHAHGLGMRVHMDGARISNAAAALGVGLRTFTRDAGVDVLSFGGTKNGAMLGEAVVILDPAASTGLKYLRKLDMQLASKMRFVSAQLIALLEGDLWLRNATHSNAMAQRLRAGVEAGIADGSITDVVLSRPTQANGVFATLPPGVADRLRESFRFYDWDVATGEVRWMCSFDTTEADVDALVAAVAQETSRT, via the coding sequence ATGAGTCTGCACAACCCCGACGTCCGCGGCTTCGCGTCCGACAACTACTCGGGCATCCATCCCGAGGTGTTGGCGGCGATCGCGGCAGCCAACGGCGGCCACCAGGTCGCCTACGGCGAGGACGCGTACACCGAGCACCTGCAGGAGGTGTTCGTACGCCACTTCGGCGACGGAGTCGAGGCGTACCCGGTCTTCAACGGGACCGGCGCCAACGTGGTCGGGTTGCAGTCGATGCTGCCGCGGTGGGGTGCGGTCGTGACCGCGACCAGCGCGCACATCAACACCGACGAGGCCGGTGCACCAGAGCGGGTCGCCGGGATCAAGCTGCTCACCGTGCCGACCCCTGACGGCAAGCTCACCCCCGAGTTGATCGACCGGGAGGCCTGGGGCTGGGGCGACGAGCACCGCGCCCAGCCGCTGGTCGTCTCGATCACGCAGTCGACCGAACTCGGCACGCTCTACACGGTCGAGGAGATCCGGGCGATCACTGCGCACGCGCACGGGCTCGGCATGCGCGTGCACATGGACGGTGCGCGGATCTCGAACGCCGCGGCCGCCCTGGGTGTCGGATTGCGTACGTTCACCCGCGATGCCGGCGTCGACGTGCTCAGCTTCGGCGGCACCAAGAACGGAGCCATGCTGGGTGAGGCCGTGGTCATCCTCGATCCTGCGGCGTCGACCGGGCTGAAGTACCTCCGCAAGCTGGACATGCAGCTCGCCTCGAAGATGCGGTTCGTGTCGGCGCAGCTGATCGCACTGCTCGAGGGAGACCTGTGGCTGCGCAACGCGACCCACTCGAACGCGATGGCGCAGCGGTTGCGCGCCGGCGTCGAGGCCGGGATCGCGGACGGGTCGATCACCGATGTCGTGCTGTCGCGACCGACCCAGGCCAACGGGGTGTTCGCGACGCTGCCGCCCGGTGTGGCCGACCGGCTGCGGGAGTCGTTCCGGTTCTACGACTGGGATGTCGCTACCGGCGAGGTGCGCTGGATGTGCAGCTTCGACACCACCGAGGCCGATGTCGACGCACTTGTCGCGGCGGTCGCCCAGGAGACGTCCCGAACCTGA
- a CDS encoding DUF6421 family protein: MTISTQRTSAAIIGEPEVLEDSAAWKALKQAAIELQALQQQDGSIPDAYAEARVHVATIIDAIETLRPHFPHDDAYLRASVKDFERWADGGFGVPDFLDSLVAFEPQKHRIDGLRHLVVFPMYTQNGSSNRYVEALIVEVIWPAFVADLEAGDYGNKLFLSLRLIDFTPGYDTNSAVLFPETVAMREIPTFTWGAIFQDREAARYRRVVRAAADITRLELPPIAAHMLDDQALTEQTFVMWDLIHDRTHMRGDLPFDPFMIKQRMPYFLYSLEELRCDLTAFRESVRIRQVLSARDDLDEAEATTLTHAGLVQYAIIFDRIFRFAITGSRVRNYDGLGGQLLFAWLHQRGVLDWTDTSLTFDWDGVPAAVVALGETIDELYWRSIDRPKTAHWLAAYDLVRSTLTPAPASLWARGLPDEILAGPPKGYTDSVLDDEFPLSMFYESLDKKMSAVIASTEGIVGTDQEKP; this comes from the coding sequence ATGACCATCAGCACGCAGCGTACGTCCGCAGCCATCATCGGAGAGCCCGAGGTCCTCGAGGACAGCGCCGCGTGGAAGGCGCTCAAGCAGGCCGCCATCGAGCTCCAGGCCCTCCAGCAGCAGGACGGATCGATCCCGGACGCCTATGCCGAGGCCCGCGTACATGTCGCCACGATCATCGACGCGATCGAGACCCTCCGCCCGCACTTCCCGCACGACGACGCGTACCTGCGTGCCTCCGTCAAGGACTTCGAGCGCTGGGCCGACGGCGGCTTCGGTGTGCCCGATTTCCTCGACTCACTGGTCGCCTTCGAGCCGCAGAAGCACCGCATCGACGGCCTGCGCCACCTGGTGGTGTTCCCGATGTATACCCAGAACGGATCGAGCAACCGGTACGTCGAGGCGCTCATCGTCGAGGTCATCTGGCCTGCGTTCGTCGCCGACCTCGAAGCGGGCGACTACGGCAACAAGCTGTTCCTCTCGCTGAGGCTGATCGACTTCACGCCCGGTTATGACACCAACTCGGCCGTCCTCTTCCCGGAGACGGTCGCCATGCGGGAGATCCCGACCTTCACGTGGGGCGCGATCTTCCAGGACCGTGAGGCCGCTCGCTACCGCCGCGTCGTCCGCGCAGCCGCCGACATCACCAGGCTCGAGCTCCCGCCGATCGCTGCGCACATGCTCGACGACCAGGCCCTCACCGAGCAGACGTTCGTGATGTGGGACCTCATCCACGACCGGACCCACATGCGCGGAGACCTGCCGTTCGATCCGTTCATGATCAAGCAGCGGATGCCGTACTTCCTCTACTCCCTCGAGGAGCTGCGCTGCGACCTGACTGCGTTCCGGGAGTCGGTACGCATCCGGCAGGTGCTGTCCGCCCGCGACGATCTCGACGAGGCCGAGGCCACGACCCTCACGCATGCCGGGCTGGTCCAGTACGCGATCATCTTCGACCGGATCTTCCGGTTCGCGATCACCGGCTCACGCGTACGCAACTACGACGGGCTCGGCGGCCAGCTGCTCTTCGCGTGGCTGCACCAGCGGGGCGTACTCGATTGGACCGACACGTCGCTCACCTTCGACTGGGACGGAGTCCCGGCCGCCGTGGTCGCTCTCGGCGAGACGATCGACGAGCTCTACTGGCGCTCGATCGACCGACCGAAGACCGCGCACTGGCTGGCGGCATACGACTTGGTCCGCTCGACCCTGACGCCGGCTCCGGCGTCGCTGTGGGCGCGTGGCCTGCCGGACGAGATCCTTGCCGGCCCGCCGAAGGGCTACACGGACTCCGTACTTGACGACGAGTTCCCGTTGTCGATGTTCTACGAGTCACTGGACAAGAAGATGAGTGCTGTCATCGCGTCCACGGAAGGCATCGTCGGCACCGACCAGGAGAAACCATGA
- a CDS encoding Lrp/AsnC family transcriptional regulator: protein MLVLPEPLGPLDDTVDEGIVRALSADARATLADLSTAVGLSVSAVQSRVRRLEARGVITGYRAIIDPASAGRPLSAFIEITPLDPAQPDNAPELVEHLSEIEACHSVAGKASYILFVRVASPRRLESLLGEIRTAASVSTETTVVLQTYYENRPIA from the coding sequence ATGCTCGTACTCCCTGAGCCGCTGGGCCCCCTCGACGACACCGTCGACGAAGGGATCGTGCGCGCCCTGTCGGCCGACGCGCGAGCGACGCTCGCCGACCTCTCGACCGCGGTCGGGTTATCGGTGTCGGCGGTCCAGAGCCGCGTACGCCGCCTGGAGGCACGCGGGGTGATCACCGGCTACCGAGCGATCATCGATCCGGCTTCCGCCGGCCGACCACTCTCAGCCTTCATCGAGATCACGCCGCTCGACCCGGCGCAGCCGGACAACGCTCCGGAGTTGGTGGAGCACCTGAGCGAGATCGAGGCATGCCACTCGGTGGCCGGCAAGGCGAGCTACATCCTCTTCGTGCGAGTTGCTTCGCCCCGGCGCCTGGAATCACTGCTCGGCGAGATCCGTACGGCTGCGTCGGTGAGCACCGAGACGACGGTGGTGCTGCAGACGTACTACGAGAACCGGCCGATCGCGTAA
- a CDS encoding nitrilase-related carbon-nitrogen hydrolase: MQLRVASAQPSLARVQPADGRTLTVGVIQTRWHDDVLVHQAVLEDGIAQAAGAGAQVVFLQELTLSRYPADIRPAGRPADTAEPLEGGPTHAFCARVATAQDVYVHASLYEAAEGLAGEDGLGYNTAILVAPSGEIVARTRKLHIPVTEGYFEDQYFRHGPADVPYPVHTVDLAGAPKLGLPTCWDQWFPELARAYSLAGAEVLAYPTAIGSEPDHPDFDTQLLWQSVIVGNGIANGLFMCVPNRWGDEGRITFYGSSFISDPYGRILVQAPRAGDYALVAELDLAQRSDWLELFPFLRTRRPDTYESLTAQ; the protein is encoded by the coding sequence ATGCAACTTCGAGTCGCTTCCGCCCAGCCGTCGCTGGCCCGTGTGCAGCCTGCCGACGGTCGTACCCTCACCGTCGGCGTCATCCAGACCCGCTGGCACGACGACGTCCTCGTGCATCAGGCGGTGCTTGAGGACGGCATCGCCCAGGCCGCCGGCGCCGGCGCCCAGGTCGTCTTCCTCCAGGAGCTGACGCTCTCGCGCTACCCGGCCGACATCCGGCCAGCCGGTCGCCCGGCCGACACCGCCGAACCGCTCGAAGGTGGACCGACGCACGCGTTCTGTGCGCGGGTCGCCACTGCTCAGGACGTGTACGTGCACGCCTCGCTCTACGAAGCAGCCGAAGGTCTTGCGGGGGAGGACGGGCTCGGCTACAACACCGCGATCCTGGTGGCGCCGAGCGGCGAGATCGTGGCGCGTACGCGCAAACTCCACATCCCGGTGACCGAGGGCTACTTCGAGGACCAGTACTTCCGTCACGGCCCGGCCGACGTGCCGTACCCGGTGCACACCGTCGATCTGGCCGGCGCTCCCAAGCTCGGTCTGCCGACGTGCTGGGACCAGTGGTTCCCGGAGCTCGCCCGGGCGTACTCGCTCGCGGGGGCCGAGGTGCTCGCCTACCCGACCGCGATCGGGTCCGAGCCGGACCACCCGGATTTCGACACCCAACTGCTGTGGCAGTCGGTGATCGTCGGCAACGGCATCGCCAACGGGCTGTTCATGTGTGTGCCGAACCGCTGGGGTGACGAGGGCCGGATCACCTTCTACGGCTCGTCCTTCATCAGCGACCCGTACGGCCGCATCCTGGTCCAGGCACCGCGTGCCGGCGATTACGCGCTGGTGGCGGAATTGGACCTGGCGCAGCGCAGCGACTGGCTCGAACTGTTCCCGTTCCTGCGGACGCGGCGGCCTGACACGTACGAGAGCCTCACGGCGCAGTAG
- a CDS encoding agmatine deiminase family protein has product MTARLTTLQPATLRMPAETEPHQATWMAWPSRSYTLGETEADALEARTTWAAVANAIVAFEPVHMLVPPSERDVVAHFLKPQVQVHEVELDDAWFRDIGPTFVIDNGVLAGVDWIFNGWGQQEWASWREDEWAAASALSEAGVRRIESRMVNEGGGIQVDGAGTVLVTETVQLDPGRNRGWTKAQVEAELARTIGARKVIWLPRGLTRDSEQFGTRGHVDLLACFISPATVLVHDQRNPEHPDHAVSAELIATLEASTDADGRPLKVVRMPAPATLRDAEGWVDYSYINHYVCNGAVIMCAFGDPVDGGAAAILAEAYPGREVVRIDARPLFARGGGIHCITQQQPAV; this is encoded by the coding sequence ATGACCGCGCGACTGACGACTCTGCAGCCTGCGACTCTGCGGATGCCTGCCGAGACCGAACCGCACCAGGCGACCTGGATGGCCTGGCCGTCCAGGTCGTACACGCTGGGCGAGACCGAGGCGGATGCCCTCGAGGCGCGTACGACCTGGGCCGCCGTGGCGAATGCGATCGTCGCGTTCGAGCCGGTGCACATGCTGGTGCCGCCGAGTGAGCGCGACGTCGTCGCGCATTTCCTCAAGCCGCAGGTCCAGGTCCACGAGGTCGAGTTGGACGACGCCTGGTTCCGCGACATCGGTCCGACCTTCGTGATCGACAACGGCGTACTCGCCGGCGTCGACTGGATCTTCAACGGCTGGGGCCAGCAGGAGTGGGCCAGCTGGCGCGAGGACGAGTGGGCGGCGGCGTCTGCGCTGAGCGAGGCGGGCGTACGTCGGATCGAGAGCCGTATGGTCAACGAGGGCGGCGGGATCCAGGTCGACGGTGCCGGCACCGTCCTCGTCACGGAGACCGTCCAGCTCGACCCGGGTCGCAACCGTGGATGGACCAAGGCCCAGGTCGAGGCTGAGTTGGCGCGCACCATCGGTGCCCGCAAGGTGATCTGGTTGCCGCGCGGCCTGACCCGCGACAGCGAACAGTTCGGCACCCGCGGGCACGTCGATCTGCTGGCCTGCTTCATCAGCCCCGCGACCGTCCTGGTCCACGACCAGCGCAACCCTGAGCACCCGGATCACGCCGTGAGCGCGGAGTTGATTGCGACGCTCGAAGCCAGTACGGACGCCGACGGTCGGCCGCTCAAGGTGGTCCGGATGCCGGCTCCGGCCACCCTCCGCGACGCCGAGGGGTGGGTCGACTACAGCTACATCAACCACTACGTCTGCAACGGCGCCGTGATCATGTGCGCGTTCGGCGACCCGGTCGACGGCGGCGCAGCCGCGATCCTCGCGGAGGCTTACCCCGGTCGCGAGGTCGTACGCATCGACGCCCGGCCCCTCTTCGCCCGCGGTGGTGGCATCCACTGCATCACCCAGCAGCAGCCCGCTGTCTGA
- a CDS encoding TetR/AcrR family transcriptional regulator, with amino-acid sequence MASTKVVRPKRKLDGLRDRVLDEAWALLIERGVADLTLAELGRRVETSAGHLLYHFGSKDELLLDLLRRNEADLWRQWRLVRGGEAEFLAVYRAFCRQFLPAGEGDPRWLVWLELWPRGLRVEDLRGSFDELDEAWRIELADMLADAGVPDPMSLARRVCWLLDGLAVAIVLGQTDVSVDEAIEHAIASLPEDLRVSG; translated from the coding sequence GTGGCATCAACAAAGGTCGTCCGACCGAAGCGGAAACTCGACGGTCTGCGTGATCGCGTACTCGATGAGGCCTGGGCGTTGCTCATCGAGCGCGGCGTGGCCGACCTGACTCTTGCCGAACTGGGGCGCCGTGTCGAGACCAGTGCCGGCCACCTCCTCTATCACTTCGGCAGCAAGGACGAGTTGCTGCTCGACCTGCTGCGGCGCAACGAGGCCGATCTCTGGCGCCAGTGGCGGCTCGTACGCGGTGGCGAGGCGGAGTTTCTGGCTGTGTACCGAGCCTTCTGCCGGCAGTTCCTGCCCGCCGGCGAGGGCGACCCGCGGTGGCTGGTGTGGCTTGAGCTGTGGCCCCGCGGACTGCGGGTCGAGGACCTGCGTGGTTCCTTCGACGAACTCGACGAAGCCTGGCGGATCGAGCTCGCGGACATGTTGGCTGACGCCGGCGTACCCGATCCGATGTCGTTGGCGCGCCGGGTCTGCTGGCTGCTGGACGGGCTCGCCGTGGCGATCGTGCTCGGCCAGACCGACGTGAGCGTGGACGAGGCGATCGAGCACGCGATTGCCTCATTGCCCGAGGACCTCCGCGTCTCAGGCTGA
- a CDS encoding APC family permease has translation MSTTTTLTPASSREKGLKRGAVGLVGSVVVGIASTAPAYSLAATLGLVVVSGAGLKAPAIMLLAFIPMYFIAVAYKELNEAEPDCGTTFTWASRAFGPIVGFMGGWGIVISDIIVMANLAQIAGKYSFTLANESGIHNTLDQSTLWSTIAGVIWIAVMTYICFRGIEVSARLQYALLGIEIVTLSVFAAVALIKVYAHHATASSLHPSLSWLWPGGLGMSAIASTVLLAVFIYWGWDTAVSINEESDDPGRTPGRAAVISTVMLLLIYVLVTVAAIAYAGVGTDGIGLGNGNNGSDVFSAIGPSLYGHSALGHIGLALLAITILTSSAASTQTTILPTARTALSMASHRAIPTKFATIHKRFLTPTWATIGMGVVSIVFYVAMTLISQNLLNAIIGAIGLQIAFYYGLTGIACFWFYRKQVLTGLTLFTRVLFPLLGAIFLFVMFFYAAHTYLAVDYLADDAGNNVTIWGYGAVGVVGIVSLLFGFVLMALQWAFSPDYFRGKTLPRRSAEELSAEDLAADIA, from the coding sequence ATGTCCACGACCACGACCCTGACGCCCGCATCGAGCAGGGAAAAGGGCCTCAAGCGGGGCGCGGTGGGGCTCGTCGGGAGCGTCGTCGTCGGCATCGCGTCGACGGCACCGGCGTACTCACTGGCAGCCACCCTCGGCCTCGTCGTTGTCAGCGGCGCCGGCCTCAAAGCGCCGGCGATCATGCTGCTGGCCTTCATCCCGATGTACTTCATCGCCGTGGCCTACAAGGAGCTCAACGAGGCGGAGCCCGACTGCGGCACCACCTTCACCTGGGCCAGCCGCGCGTTCGGTCCGATCGTCGGGTTCATGGGCGGCTGGGGGATCGTCATCTCCGACATCATCGTGATGGCCAACCTCGCTCAGATCGCTGGCAAGTACTCCTTCACACTCGCCAACGAGTCAGGGATCCACAACACCCTCGACCAGAGCACCCTGTGGTCGACGATCGCCGGCGTCATCTGGATCGCCGTCATGACCTACATCTGCTTCCGTGGTATTGAGGTCTCGGCCCGACTCCAGTACGCCCTCCTCGGGATCGAGATCGTGACTCTCTCGGTCTTCGCCGCCGTAGCGCTGATCAAGGTCTATGCACACCACGCCACCGCCAGTTCGCTGCATCCGTCACTCAGCTGGTTGTGGCCCGGCGGACTCGGCATGTCCGCGATCGCCTCCACGGTCCTGCTCGCCGTCTTCATCTACTGGGGTTGGGACACTGCTGTCTCCATCAACGAGGAGTCCGACGACCCCGGCCGTACGCCGGGCCGCGCCGCGGTCATCTCCACCGTCATGCTGCTCCTCATCTACGTCCTGGTCACCGTGGCCGCGATCGCGTACGCGGGCGTCGGCACCGACGGCATCGGCCTCGGCAACGGCAACAACGGCAGCGACGTCTTCAGCGCGATCGGTCCGTCGCTCTACGGCCACAGCGCCCTGGGTCACATCGGTCTGGCGCTGCTGGCGATCACGATCCTGACCTCGTCCGCAGCCTCCACCCAGACCACGATCCTGCCAACGGCTCGCACCGCCCTCTCGATGGCCTCGCACCGCGCGATCCCGACGAAGTTCGCCACGATCCACAAGCGGTTCCTGACCCCGACATGGGCAACGATCGGCATGGGTGTCGTTTCGATCGTCTTCTACGTCGCGATGACCCTGATCAGCCAGAACCTGCTGAACGCGATCATCGGCGCGATCGGCCTGCAGATCGCGTTCTACTACGGCCTCACCGGCATCGCATGCTTCTGGTTCTACCGCAAGCAGGTGCTCACCGGACTCACCCTCTTCACACGGGTGCTGTTCCCGCTGCTCGGCGCCATCTTCCTCTTCGTGATGTTCTTCTACGCAGCCCACACCTACCTGGCGGTCGACTACCTCGCCGACGACGCCGGCAACAACGTGACCATCTGGGGCTACGGCGCCGTCGGCGTCGTCGGCATCGTGTCGCTGCTGTTCGGCTTCGTCCTGATGGCCCTGCAGTGGGCATTCTCGCCGGACTACTTCCGCGGCAAGACCCTGCCTCGCAGGAGCGCTGAGGAGCTGAGCGCCGAGGACCTCGCAGCCGATATCGCATGA
- a CDS encoding NAD(P)/FAD-dependent oxidoreductase, which translates to MTHPALVGARREPYWLDTDLRPPARSHLRGTERCDLAIIGGGFTGLWTAVLAKEADPDRDIVLIDAERVAGAATGRNGGFCDASLTHGEANGRARWPDEFETLQRLGLENLDAIEDTIRRYGIDCGFERTGEIDIATQPHQIDELREEVPGSDAIFLDAAGLRAKVESPTYLAGSWRPDSVAILDPAALAWGLARVAEALGVRIYEDTPALRLRSRGHGVDVRTPEGVVVTRRVAMATNAHRPLLQRLRWHIAPVYDYALMTEPLSDQQLATIGWEGREGLADVGNFFHYYRLTTDNRILWGGYDAIYHFGRRISPAYDHRAATYDVLAEHFFETYPTLTGLRFSHAWGGAIDASTRFCAFFGLARRGRVAYALGYTGLGVGASRFGAAVMLDLLDGRETERTALRMVRRRPGPFPPEPIAALGIWMTQWSLGRADRNGGRRNLWLRLLDALGLGFES; encoded by the coding sequence ATGACCCATCCGGCGCTGGTGGGCGCACGTCGGGAGCCGTACTGGCTCGACACCGACCTGCGCCCGCCGGCCCGCTCACACCTGCGAGGCACGGAGCGGTGTGACCTCGCGATCATCGGTGGCGGCTTCACCGGCCTGTGGACTGCGGTCCTGGCGAAGGAGGCCGACCCCGATCGCGACATCGTCCTGATCGATGCCGAGCGGGTCGCGGGCGCCGCCACGGGCCGCAACGGAGGCTTCTGCGATGCCAGCCTCACTCATGGTGAGGCGAACGGCCGCGCCAGGTGGCCCGATGAATTCGAGACTCTGCAGCGATTGGGGCTGGAGAATCTCGACGCCATCGAGGACACGATCCGGCGGTACGGGATCGACTGCGGCTTCGAGCGGACCGGAGAGATCGACATCGCCACCCAGCCGCACCAGATCGACGAACTCCGCGAAGAGGTCCCCGGCAGCGACGCGATCTTCCTCGATGCGGCCGGGCTCCGGGCCAAGGTGGAGTCCCCGACGTACCTTGCCGGCTCGTGGCGTCCGGACTCGGTGGCGATCCTCGACCCCGCAGCACTCGCCTGGGGTCTGGCACGGGTCGCCGAGGCGCTCGGCGTACGCATCTACGAAGACACTCCTGCGCTGAGGCTGCGATCCCGGGGGCATGGAGTCGACGTACGTACGCCCGAGGGTGTCGTCGTCACGCGCCGGGTGGCCATGGCCACCAACGCCCACCGACCCCTGCTGCAGCGGCTCCGCTGGCACATCGCACCGGTCTACGACTACGCGCTCATGACCGAGCCGCTCAGCGACCAGCAGCTGGCAACGATCGGCTGGGAGGGGCGCGAAGGGCTGGCCGATGTCGGCAACTTCTTCCACTACTACCGGCTCACCACGGACAACCGGATCCTGTGGGGCGGCTACGACGCGATCTATCACTTCGGACGGCGGATCAGCCCGGCGTACGACCATCGCGCTGCCACGTACGACGTGCTCGCCGAGCACTTCTTCGAGACCTACCCGACGCTGACCGGCCTGCGATTCTCTCATGCCTGGGGCGGTGCGATCGACGCGTCGACCCGCTTCTGTGCCTTCTTCGGCCTCGCCAGACGCGGCCGGGTGGCGTACGCGCTCGGCTACACCGGGCTGGGCGTGGGCGCCAGCCGTTTCGGAGCCGCGGTGATGCTGGACCTCCTGGACGGGCGCGAGACCGAGCGCACCGCACTACGCATGGTCCGGCGACGCCCCGGCCCGTTCCCGCCGGAGCCGATCGCGGCGCTCGGGATCTGGATGACCCAGTGGTCGCTGGGTCGCGCCGACCGCAACGGCGGACGGCGCAACCTCTGGCTACGACTGCTCGACGCGCTCGGGCTCGGCTTCGAGTCCTGA